One genomic region from Nitrosopumilus sp. encodes:
- a CDS encoding multicopper oxidase domain-containing protein, whose protein sequence is MKFSRSTIMFLLLSLVVVFSAIAIFPIFSDAESEPKTFVTHSGAVVRTTGEVIDPLYTVSTVEFDPMEYLREFNYGKVSQLSDGTTVREYTIIAEDDKIMEVSPGVFYNVWTFNGTVPGPTIRATEGDLLKITFINNGSKEHTMHFHGIHPAGMDGVFEPVGGNGGRFVYEFEAGPVGVHPYHCHVMPLEEHIVHGLYGVFIVDPKEERPQADEMVMVLNGLDTDFDTENNFYAANTIPFYYQHHPIQIHTDELIRVYVVNMVEFDPINNFHLHGNLYKYYPTGTDLVPSFYTDMVTMSQTERGIMEFEYDFPGKYLFHAHKVEFSEKGWIGIFLVSDSTEKTPEESSYE, encoded by the coding sequence ATGAAATTTAGTCGTTCAACTATAATGTTCTTGTTACTTTCTTTGGTAGTTGTTTTTTCTGCTATTGCAATATTTCCTATATTCTCTGATGCTGAATCTGAACCAAAGACTTTTGTCACTCATTCAGGAGCAGTAGTTCGAACTACGGGTGAAGTTATCGATCCACTTTACACTGTTTCTACAGTTGAATTTGATCCAATGGAATATCTTAGAGAATTCAATTATGGCAAAGTTTCACAATTATCTGATGGTACAACTGTAAGAGAATACACAATAATTGCTGAAGATGATAAAATTATGGAAGTCTCTCCTGGAGTATTCTATAATGTTTGGACATTTAATGGAACTGTACCTGGTCCAACAATTCGAGCAACAGAAGGAGATTTACTGAAAATTACTTTCATCAACAATGGTTCAAAAGAACATACCATGCATTTTCATGGAATTCATCCAGCAGGAATGGATGGTGTCTTTGAACCGGTTGGTGGAAATGGTGGAAGATTTGTATATGAATTTGAAGCTGGACCAGTTGGAGTTCATCCATATCATTGTCATGTTATGCCTTTAGAAGAACACATTGTTCATGGGCTTTATGGTGTCTTTATTGTTGATCCAAAAGAAGAACGTCCACAAGCTGATGAAATGGTCATGGTTCTTAATGGATTAGACACTGATTTTGACACTGAAAATAATTTTTATGCTGCAAACACAATTCCTTTTTACTATCAACATCATCCAATTCAAATCCATACAGATGAACTAATTCGAGTTTATGTTGTAAATATGGTTGAATTTGATCCCATCAATAATTTCCATCTTCATGGTAATCTGTACAAGTATTATCCTACAGGAACTGATCTCGTCCCATCGTTTTATACAGATATGGTAACCATGTCTCAAACTGAGCGTGGGATCATGGAATTTGAATATGATTTTCCAGGAAAATATCTATTTCATGCTCATAAAGTTGAATTCTCAGAAAAAGGTTGGATAGGAATTTTTCTTGTAAGTGATTCAACTGAAAAAACTCCTGAGGAATCAAGTTATGAATAG
- a CDS encoding divalent cation transporter, which yields MNSNYSSKGKSIASGLIPFVFVIFMIAYIFGPGADMLDFGVALPEITIEKVDFVDSEIQATVRNTGPVPVEVVMADVNDRIQPAAVEPDRFLDRFETTLVRIPFEWNEAEPYVVGITIEDGTRFEKEIKAAAPALEFSLELGIFFAIIGTYVGIIPVMIGLLWLPFIKRISKQKYHFFLALTAGLLLFLAIDSIEEAVEVSNENLSASFNGTLLVATATVLSFLGLYYSGNKLVKLADSSRFTKPVAIALMISIGIGLHNFGEGLAIGAALGMGSIAFSTFLIVGFALHNTTEGLAIAAPMSRGKLMLGKLAAMGIIAGSPAIFGAWIGGFVYSPFTSVIFLAIGAGAIFQVILVIMKWIRDENDQKLSNLSVVTGFALGMLVMYLTSILV from the coding sequence ATGAATAGTAATTATTCTTCAAAAGGAAAATCTATCGCAAGTGGATTGATTCCGTTTGTATTTGTAATTTTCATGATTGCGTATATTTTTGGACCAGGTGCAGATATGCTAGATTTTGGAGTTGCACTTCCTGAAATTACCATTGAAAAAGTAGATTTTGTTGATTCTGAAATTCAGGCAACTGTACGAAATACCGGACCTGTTCCAGTTGAGGTAGTAATGGCTGATGTAAATGATAGAATTCAACCAGCTGCAGTAGAGCCTGATCGATTTTTAGATAGATTTGAAACTACATTGGTGAGGATTCCCTTTGAATGGAATGAAGCAGAACCATATGTTGTCGGAATAACAATTGAAGATGGAACAAGGTTTGAAAAGGAGATTAAAGCAGCTGCTCCTGCATTAGAATTTTCACTTGAACTCGGAATCTTTTTTGCAATCATTGGAACATACGTAGGAATAATTCCTGTGATGATTGGATTATTGTGGCTTCCATTCATAAAGAGAATTAGCAAACAAAAATATCATTTCTTTTTGGCACTAACTGCTGGATTATTGCTTTTCTTAGCAATTGATTCTATTGAAGAAGCAGTTGAGGTTTCTAATGAAAATTTATCTGCAAGTTTTAACGGGACATTATTAGTGGCAACAGCTACTGTGTTATCTTTTCTTGGATTATATTATTCAGGAAATAAACTGGTTAAACTAGCAGATTCATCCAGATTTACCAAACCTGTAGCTATTGCATTAATGATTTCTATTGGCATTGGATTACATAATTTTGGTGAGGGTTTAGCAATTGGGGCTGCTTTGGGAATGGGCTCTATTGCATTTAGTACATTTTTGATAGTTGGATTTGCTCTGCATAATACCACAGAAGGATTGGCTATTGCAGCACCCATGTCTAGGGGCAAGTTGATGTTGGGGAAACTCGCAGCCATGGGAATTATCGCTGGCAGTCCTGCTATTTTTGGTGCATGGATAGGTGGATTTGTTTATTCTCCATTCACATCCGTAATTTTTCTAGCAATTGGAGCCGGTGCTATTTTTCAAGTAATTCTTGTTATTATGAAATGGATAAGAGACGAAAATGATCAAAAGCTCTCAAATTTGTCCGTAGTAACTGGATTTGCTCTTGGAATGCTAGTAATGTATTTGACCAGTATTTTGGTTTAG
- a CDS encoding cation-efflux pump, whose translation MFVQRTRVLQISLLAILSAFLVELIFGLISNSLALITDSIHALLDSVVTLVLLLAARWAIKPPDAEHTYGHGKIESLGGLIGGIAIFLIACFFIYESINRLQSPPPSILPGLFALIGGAYTIGIDFFRIILLRRSIKKIGGATLKADFYHAFMDLGSTLVAIVGILLVSYGLYFGDFVAALILGGLLAVLSIKLIYKTALDLTDVISPELVKNVREISTSTEGVINAEPILMRKSGDTIFADVTISLRGDTSFDKAHEISDSVEKNIKSQIPNASTTIHFEPNWEDVPLDAKILDIAKNVDGVKGVHNVSTHKTKGKIYSNLHVMVDREINLSSAHKISEIIEDKIKEQIPDISHSTIHLEPFVTVPKKFNIEDVETEAKIKAILDKYPDIKKIGRIVSLKFENILKIDIDCSFDKNLSIEKVHDLTSEIEQIIRTEIDNSVITIHPEPY comes from the coding sequence ATGTTTGTTCAAAGAACCAGGGTTTTACAGATTTCACTCTTAGCTATATTATCAGCATTTTTAGTGGAATTAATTTTTGGTTTAATATCCAATAGTTTAGCCTTAATCACAGATAGTATTCATGCACTTCTGGACAGTGTTGTAACATTGGTTTTACTTTTGGCAGCAAGATGGGCAATAAAGCCACCAGATGCAGAACATACGTATGGACATGGAAAAATTGAATCATTAGGAGGTTTAATTGGAGGCATAGCAATATTTTTGATTGCTTGTTTTTTCATTTACGAATCAATTAATCGATTGCAAAGTCCTCCTCCCAGTATTTTGCCAGGATTATTTGCACTAATCGGAGGAGCATATACAATTGGAATTGATTTTTTCCGAATCATTTTACTAAGAAGATCCATCAAAAAAATTGGAGGTGCAACATTAAAAGCAGATTTTTATCATGCTTTCATGGATCTTGGTTCCACATTAGTTGCAATTGTAGGAATTCTTTTAGTTTCATATGGATTGTATTTTGGGGATTTTGTTGCTGCATTAATCTTAGGAGGATTATTAGCAGTATTGAGTATCAAACTAATCTACAAAACAGCATTAGATTTGACAGATGTGATATCTCCAGAACTAGTAAAAAATGTAAGAGAAATTTCCACATCTACAGAAGGAGTAATCAATGCAGAGCCAATCTTAATGAGAAAATCGGGCGATACAATTTTTGCAGATGTGACCATTTCACTGAGGGGAGATACTAGTTTTGATAAAGCACATGAAATTAGTGACAGTGTAGAAAAAAATATCAAGAGTCAAATTCCAAATGCATCAACCACAATTCATTTTGAACCAAACTGGGAAGACGTTCCTTTAGATGCAAAAATCTTAGATATTGCAAAAAATGTAGACGGAGTGAAAGGAGTTCATAATGTAAGTACACATAAAACAAAAGGAAAAATCTATTCAAATCTTCATGTTATGGTAGATAGAGAAATTAATTTATCATCAGCACATAAAATTTCTGAAATAATTGAAGACAAGATTAAAGAACAGATTCCAGATATTTCTCATTCTACAATACATTTAGAACCATTTGTTACAGTTCCAAAAAAATTCAATATTGAAGATGTAGAAACTGAGGCAAAAATTAAAGCAATTTTGGATAAATATCCAGATATCAAAAAAATTGGAAGAATTGTATCTCTAAAATTTGAAAATATTTTAAAAATAGATATTGACTGTTCGTTTGATAAAAATCTGTCAATTGAAAAAGTTCACGATTTGACATCCGAGATTGAACAGATAATTAGAACTGAAATTGATAATTCAGTTATCACTATACATCCTGAACCATACTAA
- a CDS encoding peptidase encodes MLDRKFLALVATFSLLLCIPILDAEASSNSNLFVSAENSQFDNHFSGSMVVEVVVIDHNLSDTDEGKGEPDVTINGKSLRMTQATDGSWYAYFANLDKAKNADSTVGLAGEGLDFGVFCSRNTPSSVIGISLSETDGFAVPRSTTGSTNGNTALSECTASPTGSILNNVVRNAKSINTNSNVPTGQIGLNTNAWPLIQLYSFNEVTIQYNPGGSPQTVSLEYDESQNISMNVDRTLYPNNSEVFLTINDFQLNQDPTDEDSWTFDVGSSPSTFYQAFDENGQNSANGGVGLVDLVPNLSKIGFEDNGKLSVTQNSVIELQSNDRQPATSVSDGTTTFSEIVTIVEDGPNTGIFTTGDDNDQSVLGILSNAPRGQSGSVSYNKNSISILTGSSSASVSLENPTLNIGNGFQSLKPGTKFPVTLFDPDQNINSGSRDHLDVYRATAIIPTLTIGNPVTLEKANAVQFHSASPILVGGDTSNSSVPDTNSDRLIIDTSNVANGSYEMISMNLGISASTLSSGLLDVSKSNTDGTTWLNYDLRSFENDYGISDFSDTTFTLSFGILGSFPITIVDAGDISSSYGFIQIDDSDILDISDESGTVFLVIDFDSTGSGDNLDISSEVNKQPIVVDFFSFGIKNSKDVNNSIYRFELEETSDNSSTFDGTMEYSVANELNILDPSFIQTVQTIDDQIKFIVTDRLIDDKGIFISYSDLDVTGVFTTTSFQSDINTSAGIISSDSKSYRFGQPVTLTLNDPDLNLKNDLVDIYFVINDPNSSNVDTVGKNGIKLLEVLIKDIRYKRCTVDGVEYGGLGATGFTLVETGPSTGIFEGTFKMPSKICNKSGTGLISSAGGSLDAKYYDSRDNFGNSNVFSLLRTQTSSFPTSAQLSTYEIVKPVSGQSDEIILSGTVENPRRGIPLDVVIIAPDGKIQNFASILSSAGSFKSAISINENTLTGIYKIELSHNDSFLKTISFKVVNPIIPDWIKNNAKWWSSNSVSDSDFIGGLEYLIEKGLIIVKPDTELSVASQKIPDWIKNNAKWWADDQISDEDFVKSIQFLVNKGIIRI; translated from the coding sequence ATGTTGGACAGGAAGTTTTTGGCTTTAGTGGCAACTTTTTCGCTTTTATTATGCATTCCTATACTTGATGCCGAAGCATCAAGTAATTCAAACTTGTTTGTTTCTGCAGAAAATTCACAATTTGACAACCATTTCTCTGGATCAATGGTTGTAGAAGTAGTGGTCATTGATCATAATTTATCAGATACCGATGAAGGCAAAGGTGAACCTGATGTAACAATTAATGGAAAATCATTACGCATGACCCAGGCAACTGATGGTAGCTGGTATGCATATTTTGCAAATTTAGACAAAGCGAAAAATGCTGATTCAACTGTTGGCCTTGCTGGGGAGGGATTGGATTTTGGAGTATTTTGTAGCAGGAATACTCCGTCTTCTGTGATTGGAATTTCTTTATCTGAAACAGATGGATTTGCTGTACCACGTTCAACAACCGGTTCAACTAATGGAAACACAGCATTATCTGAATGTACTGCATCTCCAACTGGATCGATATTGAATAATGTTGTTAGAAATGCAAAATCCATTAATACTAATTCTAATGTCCCAACAGGTCAGATTGGATTAAACACAAATGCTTGGCCATTGATTCAATTATATTCATTTAATGAAGTAACAATTCAATACAATCCAGGAGGTTCACCGCAAACTGTTTCGTTAGAATATGATGAGAGTCAAAACATTTCTATGAATGTTGATAGAACTCTTTATCCAAATAATTCTGAAGTATTCTTAACAATTAATGATTTTCAACTAAATCAAGATCCTACTGATGAAGATTCTTGGACTTTTGATGTTGGATCTTCTCCATCAACGTTCTACCAAGCTTTTGATGAAAACGGACAAAACTCTGCAAATGGCGGAGTTGGATTAGTAGATTTAGTTCCAAACCTTTCTAAAATTGGTTTTGAAGATAATGGAAAACTTTCTGTAACTCAAAACTCTGTTATCGAATTACAATCCAATGATAGACAACCTGCAACAAGTGTTTCTGATGGAACCACAACATTTTCTGAAATTGTTACTATAGTTGAAGATGGTCCAAATACTGGAATCTTTACTACTGGGGATGACAATGATCAATCTGTTCTTGGAATTTTAAGTAATGCACCAAGAGGTCAATCCGGTTCTGTTTCTTACAATAAAAATTCAATCTCAATTCTTACCGGATCTTCATCTGCTTCTGTTTCCTTAGAAAATCCTACTTTGAATATTGGAAATGGTTTTCAGTCATTAAAACCAGGAACTAAATTTCCTGTAACCTTGTTTGATCCTGATCAAAATATTAATTCTGGTTCCCGTGATCATCTAGATGTCTATAGAGCAACTGCAATAATCCCTACTCTGACTATTGGAAATCCTGTCACTCTTGAGAAGGCAAATGCCGTCCAATTCCATTCTGCCTCTCCAATTCTTGTAGGTGGTGATACTTCTAATTCATCTGTGCCTGATACTAATTCAGATAGGCTCATCATTGATACCTCGAATGTGGCAAACGGTTCTTATGAGATGATTTCAATGAATTTGGGAATTTCTGCATCTACTTTATCATCTGGTTTACTGGATGTCTCAAAATCAAATACAGATGGTACAACATGGCTAAATTATGATTTAAGATCATTTGAAAATGATTATGGAATTTCAGATTTCAGTGATACTACATTTACACTATCTTTTGGAATTTTAGGTTCATTTCCAATAACTATTGTGGATGCTGGAGATATTTCATCCTCTTATGGATTTATTCAAATTGATGATTCTGATATTCTTGATATCTCAGACGAAAGTGGAACTGTATTTCTTGTAATCGATTTTGATTCTACTGGAAGTGGTGATAATCTTGACATTTCTAGTGAAGTAAACAAACAACCTATTGTAGTTGACTTCTTTTCTTTTGGAATAAAAAATTCAAAAGATGTGAATAATTCTATTTATCGTTTTGAATTAGAAGAAACATCTGACAATTCTTCTACTTTTGATGGAACGATGGAGTATTCTGTTGCTAATGAATTAAATATTTTAGATCCATCATTCATTCAAACTGTTCAGACCATAGATGATCAAATAAAATTCATTGTAACTGATAGACTAATTGATGATAAAGGAATTTTTATTTCCTATTCGGATCTTGATGTAACTGGTGTTTTTACAACAACTTCTTTCCAATCTGATATTAACACAAGTGCTGGAATCATTTCATCAGATTCTAAATCCTATAGATTTGGTCAACCTGTAACTTTGACATTAAATGATCCTGATCTTAATTTGAAAAATGATTTAGTTGATATCTATTTTGTAATCAATGATCCTAATTCTTCTAATGTTGATACTGTTGGTAAAAATGGAATCAAATTGCTTGAAGTTTTGATTAAGGATATTCGTTACAAACGTTGCACTGTAGATGGCGTCGAATATGGTGGATTGGGTGCTACTGGCTTTACTCTTGTAGAAACTGGTCCCAGCACTGGAATTTTTGAGGGAACCTTCAAAATGCCATCCAAAATTTGCAATAAATCTGGAACTGGACTAATCTCTTCAGCTGGTGGTAGCCTTGATGCTAAATATTATGATTCTAGAGACAATTTTGGAAATTCAAATGTTTTTAGTTTGTTGCGAACACAAACATCTTCTTTTCCTACATCTGCACAACTCAGTACATATGAAATAGTCAAACCTGTTTCGGGACAATCTGATGAAATTATACTATCTGGAACAGTTGAAAATCCTCGAAGAGGAATTCCTTTGGATGTTGTCATTATAGCTCCTGATGGAAAAATTCAGAATTTTGCTTCAATTTTATCTAGTGCCGGCAGTTTCAAATCCGCAATTTCAATTAATGAAAATACCTTGACAGGTATTTACAAAATTGAACTATCTCATAATGACTCATTTTTAAAAACTATTTCATTTAAAGTTGTAAATCCAATAATCCCTGATTGGATCAAAAACAATGCAAAATGGTGGTCTTCTAATTCTGTGTCTGATTCAGATTTTATTGGAGGACTTGAATATTTGATTGAAAAAGGTCTCATAATTGTTAAACCTGACACTGAACTTTCTGTTGCTTCCCAAAAAATTCCTGATTGGATCAAAAACAATGCAAAATGGTGGGCAGATGATCAAATATCTGATGAAGACTTTGTAAAATCAATTCAATTCTTGGTCAATAAAGGTATCATAAGAATATAA
- a CDS encoding CFI-box-CTERM domain-containing protein, which translates to MKMRLTGFLAFALLSISIISYGISGTAFATSDPNPALPISTDLEIASNGATVKVSGSIKDYNSSDGKGLTFIIKSPDNNIVGIGQVNPSSDGSFSKSFVAGGPLWKLNGDYVVEFHYGADSSEVSVNYVGGEQVISGQPEPEPKPEPKPEPEPTPEPEPEPTPEPEPTPEPEPEPTCGAGTELVNGICQVIKSEPEPDSGCLIATAAYGTELAPQVQLLREIRDNTLFSTTSGTSFMLGFNTLYYSFAPTVADWERESPMFKETVKTLITPMLSTLSIMSLADEGSEAEVLGLGISVIALNLGMYIAAPALIGFKVHQHIKSRK; encoded by the coding sequence ATGAAAATGAGGCTAACTGGATTCTTAGCATTTGCATTATTATCAATTTCAATTATATCTTATGGCATCAGTGGTACTGCTTTTGCAACCAGCGACCCAAATCCTGCATTGCCTATCTCAACTGATCTTGAGATTGCTTCTAATGGTGCAACTGTAAAAGTTTCAGGAAGCATAAAAGATTATAATTCTTCAGATGGAAAGGGACTTACATTTATCATTAAATCTCCTGATAACAATATTGTAGGAATTGGACAAGTAAATCCAAGTTCTGATGGTTCTTTTTCAAAAAGTTTTGTTGCTGGTGGTCCTTTGTGGAAATTAAATGGTGATTATGTAGTTGAATTTCATTACGGTGCTGATAGCTCTGAAGTATCAGTAAATTATGTTGGTGGAGAACAAGTAATTTCTGGTCAACCTGAGCCAGAACCAAAGCCAGAACCAAAGCCAGAACCAGAACCAACACCTGAACCAGAACCAGAACCAACACCTGAACCAGAACCAACACCTGAACCAGAACCAGAACCAACATGTGGTGCAGGAACTGAATTAGTAAATGGAATTTGTCAAGTTATTAAATCTGAGCCAGAACCAGACAGTGGATGTCTAATTGCTACTGCTGCATATGGCACTGAATTAGCACCACAAGTACAATTACTTAGAGAAATTCGAGATAACACATTATTCAGCACAACATCTGGAACCTCCTTTATGTTAGGATTTAACACATTATACTATTCATTTGCACCAACTGTTGCTGATTGGGAAAGAGAAAGCCCAATGTTTAAAGAAACAGTAAAGACTCTCATCACTCCAATGCTTTCTACACTATCAATCATGTCATTAGCTGATGAAGGCTCTGAAGCTGAAGTCTTGGGTCTAGGAATTTCAGTTATTGCTCTTAACTTGGGTATGTATATTGCAGCACCTGCATTAATTGGATTCAAAGTTCATCAACATATCAAATCTAGAAAATAA
- a CDS encoding radical SAM protein — MAGKRVVLTADRSLMTNYRGNFLYGFIACGPYEVLPEWVFDKVFCPSVETDPITGEVKVAQVGLRRIESSLIQGGYKREDVFMAHPEMLHKSIGPDTKVVGINVMDPLGMAPVTTTMSPEKLSYVAMKFKKMCASIIQLKKKYDFKVVVGGNGAWELAKSDRMKIHGIDTVVVGEADELAVDLFQDLEKNDAPELMHCFVRNLENIPVIEGPTINSLIEAMRGCGRGCDFCDVNKRSKKDLPLERLQHEAKTNLDYGFDSVWLHSDEMLLYGCDNRDFVPNRDAIVDLWKGLKGLGANFVGTTHMTFSAVAADPILMQQISHVNEQDKTGRWLATNLGIETVAPDMVKKHLGVKTKPFSPEEWGSVVREGAKILNENHWFPAATIIIGWPDETPDDIQYTIDMMSDFREMDFRGLVAPLLYQDFSEKNSMHFGNLNEAQFTLFWKCWENNLRVINDIIPIILRNKTYGPPMKVFMYGILKAGTWAIMRYLRGLCKDLFNGRTPDEIIGKYARSRSVTAPKIQTKKL; from the coding sequence TTGGCTGGCAAACGTGTTGTACTTACTGCTGATCGTAGCTTAATGACAAATTATCGTGGAAATTTTCTTTATGGATTTATTGCATGTGGGCCCTATGAAGTTTTACCAGAATGGGTTTTTGACAAAGTATTTTGCCCATCTGTAGAAACAGATCCAATTACGGGAGAAGTTAAAGTTGCTCAAGTAGGATTAAGAAGAATTGAAAGTTCATTGATTCAAGGAGGATACAAAAGAGAAGATGTATTCATGGCACATCCTGAAATGCTACACAAATCAATTGGTCCAGATACAAAAGTAGTCGGAATTAACGTAATGGATCCATTGGGTATGGCTCCAGTTACAACAACAATGTCCCCAGAAAAATTATCCTATGTTGCGATGAAATTTAAAAAAATGTGTGCAAGCATAATTCAACTCAAAAAGAAATATGATTTCAAAGTTGTAGTAGGAGGAAATGGAGCATGGGAATTAGCCAAATCAGATAGAATGAAAATACATGGAATTGATACAGTTGTTGTTGGGGAAGCAGATGAGTTAGCTGTAGATTTATTTCAAGATCTAGAAAAAAATGATGCACCAGAATTAATGCATTGTTTTGTACGAAATCTCGAAAATATACCAGTTATTGAAGGACCTACAATCAATTCATTGATTGAAGCAATGAGAGGCTGTGGAAGAGGTTGTGACTTTTGTGATGTGAATAAAAGATCAAAAAAAGATCTACCTCTAGAAAGATTACAGCATGAGGCTAAAACTAACTTAGATTATGGATTTGATTCAGTTTGGTTACATTCTGATGAAATGTTACTTTATGGATGTGATAATAGAGACTTTGTTCCAAACAGAGACGCAATTGTTGATTTGTGGAAAGGACTAAAAGGATTAGGAGCAAATTTTGTAGGAACTACACATATGACATTTTCTGCTGTTGCGGCAGATCCAATTTTGATGCAACAAATTTCTCATGTTAATGAACAAGACAAAACAGGCAGATGGCTTGCAACAAATCTTGGAATTGAAACAGTAGCACCAGATATGGTAAAGAAACACTTGGGTGTAAAAACAAAACCATTTTCTCCAGAAGAATGGGGAAGTGTTGTAAGAGAAGGAGCCAAGATTCTAAATGAAAACCATTGGTTCCCAGCAGCAACCATCATTATTGGTTGGCCAGATGAAACACCAGATGATATTCAATATACAATAGATATGATGAGTGACTTTAGAGAAATGGACTTTAGAGGATTAGTTGCACCACTACTATACCAAGACTTTAGTGAAAAGAATTCAATGCATTTTGGAAATTTGAATGAAGCACAATTTACATTATTTTGGAAATGCTGGGAAAATAATTTACGAGTAATTAATGACATCATTCCAATCATTCTCAGAAACAAAACATATGGTCCACCAATGAAAGTATTCATGTATGGAATTCTAAAAGCTGGTACTTGGGCAATTATGAGATATTTGAGAGGATTATGTAAGGATCTATTCAATGGAAGAACTCCGGATGAAATTATAGGAAAATATGCCAGAAGTAGATCAGTAACTGCACCAAAAATTCAAACAAAGAAACTATAG
- the larB gene encoding nickel pincer cofactor biosynthesis protein LarB, translating into MDINEILESVKEGKISTNNAKKLLSLYSIEKIEGFAKIDINRKNRRGIPEVIFAESKELEEIKKITKKTLEKTNSVIISRIKKKDYPKILTFAKRLKVKIKTGKNSSTILLFKKPIKFHGGKVGIITAGTSDIGVAEESRLMCEAMNCKCIVSYDVGVAGIQRIFPVLKEIIDEEVECIIVAAGMEGALATLVSTLVDIPIIGIPTSVGYGYGEKGIAALASMLQSCSLGLSVVNIDNGIAAGGIAANIANRASKK; encoded by the coding sequence TTGGATATCAATGAAATATTAGAGTCAGTAAAAGAAGGTAAAATTTCAACAAATAATGCAAAAAAACTATTGTCATTATATTCAATTGAAAAAATAGAAGGGTTTGCAAAAATAGATATCAATAGAAAAAACAGAAGGGGAATTCCAGAAGTTATTTTTGCAGAATCAAAAGAATTAGAAGAGATTAAAAAAATAACAAAAAAAACTTTAGAAAAAACAAATTCGGTTATCATATCAAGGATCAAGAAAAAAGATTATCCAAAAATCTTAACATTTGCAAAAAGATTAAAAGTGAAAATCAAAACTGGAAAAAATTCATCGACAATACTATTGTTTAAAAAACCAATCAAATTTCACGGAGGCAAGGTAGGAATAATCACAGCAGGAACTTCAGACATAGGAGTGGCTGAAGAATCCAGATTGATGTGTGAAGCAATGAATTGTAAATGTATAGTTAGTTATGATGTTGGAGTTGCAGGAATACAAAGGATTTTTCCAGTTTTAAAAGAAATCATAGATGAAGAGGTGGAATGCATAATTGTCGCAGCAGGAATGGAGGGGGCTTTAGCTACATTAGTTTCCACATTAGTAGACATTCCAATAATAGGAATTCCAACATCAGTAGGATATGGATATGGAGAAAAAGGAATAGCAGCATTAGCTTCGATGCTTCAAAGTTGTTCATTGGGATTATCAGTGGTAAATATTGACAACGGAATTGCAGCAGGTGGAATAGCAGCAAATATAGCAAATAGAGCAAGCAAAAAATAA